The bacterium sequence CGGAGACCTCGCCGTCGTGCTGCTGCTCGTTGCGGTGCTGCTCGTCCGCCCGCGGGGGCTCGCCGGCGGGGTGTGAGATGAGACGCGGCGCGGGCGTCGTGGGGCTGCTCGGTGCGCTCGCGGCCGTGCCGTTTGTCACGCTGAGCGTGCCCGTGATCTTCCCCGCGCCGGTCAACGCCCCGGGGACGCTTCAGTTGCTGGCCCTGTGCCTCGTGTTCGGCGGCGTGGCCCTGAGCTACGCGCTTCTCTTCGGCTACACGGGGCTGCTCTCGTTCGGGCACGCGCTGTTCTTCGCGACCGGCGCGTATACGATCGACGTCGCGCTCTCCCGGTGGCAGTGGCCGCTCCTCCCGGCACTGGCGGTGACCGCGGTCGTGAGTCTGATCCTGCCGCTGATCCTCGGGGCGGTGGCCCTACGCGTGAGCGGGATCGCGTTCGCGATGGTGACGCTGGCCTTCGCGCAGGCCGGGTCCATCCTCGCGTTCAGCAATCCCGGGGGGTTGACCGGCGGGGAGGAGGGGCTGGGGCTCGTCGTGGACCGGCTGCCAGCGCGCCTCGTCGGCGTGGTCAACACCCGGTACCTGTACTGGGTCGCGCTTGGCTATCTGGTGGTCGCGTGTGTAGTGAGCTGGCGAGCGGTCACATCGAGACCCGGCCGAATCTGGCCGGCGATCCGGGAGAACGAGCTGCGGGTGGAAGTGCTGGGCGCGACCCCATATGGCTACAAGTTGCTGGCATTTGTGATCGGATGCTTCCTCGCCTCGCTGGGCGGCATCGTCTACGTGCTGCTCACCGGCGGCGCGTCTCCCGGCATTACCACGGCCAATCTCAGTCTGGCCCTGCTGCTCATGGTAGTGCTCGGCGGGACGGGGAGCCTCTGGGGCGCGGTGCTCGGCGGCGTCTTCTACGAGTATCTCGACTTCCGGCTGGTGGCGCTCGCGGGATCGCGAGCGATCCACGCGTTGCCCGGCTGGTTCAGCGTACCGCTTGGGCAGCCGTTGTTCATCCTGGGGATGCTCTTCATCCTCCTCGTGCTGTTCTTCCCGGGAGGGATCGCGGGCATCTCCGACCGCTACCGGGTCGCGCGCGCGCCGCACAGACGCATGCTCCGGAACGAGGAGGGGACGTCATGAGCACGGGGGCGGCGGCGCAGGAGCTCGACCTTGAGGTCGGCGGCGGCCGGCTGCACGCGATTCGGCGCGGCCCCGCGTCTGGCGAACCGGTGTTGTGCCTCCCCGGGCTCACCGCGAACGCACGCGGCTTCGACCTGATCGGCGACCGCCTCGCCGCCGAGGGGCTCCGCCCCGTGGCCTTGGATCTGCGCGGGCGAGGCCGAAGCGAGCTTACCGGGCCGGGCACGTACGGCTGGCCCGCCCACGCCCGTGACGTGCTTGACGCCGCGGATCGTTTGGGCGCGGCGCGGTTCGCGCTCGTGGGTTGGTCGATGGGCGCGTTCGTGGCGGTGCAGGCGGCGGCGCTTGCGCCCGGACGTATCACGCGCGCCGTGCTCGTCGACGCGTGCGGCCAACCCCCGGCCGACGCGATCCCGCTGATCCAGCGGGCGGTCGACCGGCTGGGGATCGTGCACCTCTCCGTGGAACGCTATCTGGACCTGCTGCGCGGCCTCGGGACGATCACGCCCTGGCATCCGCTCTGGGACGCGTACTTTCGGTACGAGCTGGTGGAGACGGCGGGCGGCGTCCGGGCCAGGACCAGCCGGGAGGCGGTGCTCGAGGACTTGGCCTACGGCGAGCGGCACGATCCCCGGGCGCTGTGGCCGGCGCTCACGATGCCCGTGTTGCTGCTCCTGGCGTTGCGCCCGCTCATCCCGGGCGGTCCCGGGATCGTGGCCGCGGAGGACCGCGAGCGCTTCGTTCGGGAGGTGTCCGGGGCCCGCGTCGTCGCGGTCGACGCCAATCACTACGGCATCGCGACCCATCCCGCGACCGCAGACGCGATCGCGGCGTTCCTGAGGGGACGTTCGATGTGAGGAGGCGACGTGATGGAGCGGAGCGTGCTCGTGGCGATCGGCGGACACGCGCTCATCCGGGACGGGCAGCGCGGCACGATCGCCGAACAGGCGGAGAACGTGCGTGACGCGGCACATCCCATCGCGGCGCTCGTCGCCGAGGGTTGGCGGGTCGTCGTCACGCACGGCAATGGGCCGCAGGTGGGTCCAACGGGGGCTGGCCCGGCTGACGGTCTCGGAGGCCCGCCGGTACCTCGACGCGGGGGAGTTTCCGCCGGGGCGCATGGGCCCCAAGATCGAGGCGGCGATCATGTTCCTGGAACGCGGCGGCGGCGAAGTGCTGATCACCTCGCCGTACCGGCTGGCGGAGGCGGTGGCCGGGCGCACCGGCACCCGGATCGTGCCCCCGACGCGCCGCGGTGATCGACGCGCGCGGTCCTACGTCATCTTGCGCAGACGGGGATCCAGCACGTCCCGGATGCCGTCGCCGACCAGGTTGAACCCCAACACGAGGGCGAGGATCGCGATCGCCGGAGACGTCGCGATCCACCACTGTTCCATCAGGAAACGCCGGCCTTCGGAGACCATGAGCCCCCACTCCGGCGTCGGTGGCTGCGCGCCGAATCCGATGAACGAGAGCCCGGCGGCAATCAGGATGATGTTGCCGACGTCCAGCGTCGCCTGGACCAGCAGCGGCGCGATCGCGTTGGGGATGAGGTGGCGGAAGATGATCTTCACGTCCGTCGCCCCTTCCGCCCGCGCCGCCTCGACGTAGTCGCGCGATCGCAGGGACAACACCTGTGCGCGCGCGAGCCGCCCGTACGGCGGCCACGACGTGACCGCGATCGCGATCAGCGCGTTCGTCAGACTGGGCCCCAGGATCGCCGAGATCGCGAGCGCAAGCACGAGGCTCGGGAACGCGAGGAACATGTCCGTGACCCGCATCAGCGCCTCGTCCCACCAGGCGCCGCGCCACCCGGCGAGCGTGCCCGCCGCGGTGCCGAACGTGATCGCCGCCGTCACCACCGCGATGCCGGAGACGACGGAGATCCGCGCGCCGTAGACCACCCGGCTGTACACGTCCCGGCCGAGCGAGTCCGTGCCAAACGGGTGGTGCAGGGTCGGCGGCGCCAGCCGCTGGCTGAGGTCCTGCGCGATCGGACTCTGCAGGGCGAGCCACGGCGCGAGAAACGCGATCCCCGCGAACAACACGATGACCATCGTCCCCGAGAGCGTGAGCGGGCTCCGGCGCAGCATTCGCCAGACGGCCCGCGCCGGGCTCAGCTCGGCGGTCCCGCGCTCAGGTGTACCGGATCTGCGGATCGAGATAGGCGTAGAGGACATCGACCACCAGGTTGGCGATGGAGTAGATGATCGCGATCACGAGCGTGACACCGAGGACCGCCGGAATGTCGATGTTCGTGACCGAGTTCGTGGCGTACCGGCCGATCCCTGGCCAGGAGAAGATCGTCTCGGTCAGCACCGCGCCGGAGAGGAGATTCCCGTAGGTCAGCCCGATCACGGTGACGGTCGGCAGCAGCGCGTTGCGCAGTGCGTGGCGAAGGACCACGCGAAGCTCCACCACCCCTTTGGCCCGTGCGGTTCGCACGTAGTCCTGGCGCATGACCTCGAGCATGCTGCTTCGCGTCATGCGCGTGATAATGCCGGTCGAGGCGTAGCCGAGGACGAAGGCTGGCAGGACGAGGTGTCGCAGCGCGTCACCGAGCGCCGGCCAGTCGCCCGACAAGAGCGCGTCGACGGCCACCATTCCCGTGATCGCGGGGGGCGGGGAGGTGTAGAGGCTGAGTTGGCCGGGACCGGGCAACACCCCGAGGCGCGAGTAGAGCAGGCCGAGGAGCAGCAGCGCGACGTAAAAGACCGGGAGCGAAGCCCCTCCGAGCGCGAACACGCGCGCCACCTGGTCCGCCCAGCCGTCCTTGTGCAGCGCGGACACGATGCCGGTGGGGACCCCGATCAAGATGGCCACGAGCATCGCCGCCGAGGACAGCTCCGCGGTCGCGGGGAGGTATTGAGCTAGATCCTGGCTCACCGGCCGGCTGTTCATGATCGAGATGCCCAGGTTCCCGTGCAGCAATCCGCCCAGGTAGATCCCGAACTGCACGGGCAGCGGTCGGTCCAGGCCGAGCTGATGCCGGACCTGTTCCACCATCGCCGGTGGCGCGTGATCCCCCAGGTAGGCGACGACCGGGTCGGCGGGCACGACGTGGGACAAGAGAAACGTGATGATCGTGACGCCGAACAGGACAAACACCGTCAGGCCGGTGCGCCGCGCCAGGAATTGGGGAAAACTCATCGCGCGATGGGGCGGGGAGCCGCTTCTGGCTCCCCGCCCCCCAACCTATGCTACTGCTTCGTCATCGTCTGGAAATCGGGGCCGTTGACGGCGTCGAACACCATGTTGTGGATGCGCCCGGACACGCCGTACGAGATCATCGGCTGGTACAGGATTGCGAACGGGCCGTCTGTGGTCATCATGTCGTTGAGCCGCTTGTAGATCGCGCCCCGCTGCGGGGTGTTCTCCATGCTCCCCGCGTCGTCGGCGAGCTTCGCGGCCGGATCGCTGTAGTACTGCAGGCGCCACGCGAGCGACTTCTGGGTGTAGTCGGCGAACGGCTTCGCGAAGTCGTCCGGATCCGGATAGTCGACGAACCAGTTCACGAGCACCATCTGGGACTGCTGGCCGCGGTACGTCTTGTAGAGCTCGTCGGCGGCCACCTGGCGGATGTTGATCGTCACCCCGATCGCCGCGAGGTCGTTCTTGATCTTGGCAGCGAGGTCCGCCGCCGCGACGCCGCCCGCGGCGGTGCCGGTCGGCGCAAGGAGATCGGCCGTGAACCCGCTTCCAGCCCCGCCCTCCTGTAGGAGTGATTTGGCCTTTGCCACGTCACGATGGAACGGGATGTCCGGCGTGTACCCGAACAGCCCCTTGGGGATGACCCCTTGCAACGGCAGCCCGTTTCCGGCGAGGAGATCCTTCACGATCCCGTCGTAATCGATCGCCCACCGCACCGCCTGGCGCACCTGGGGTTTCTGCAGCGCCGGCACGTTCTTCACGTCCATCCCGAGATACTCCATGCCGAGGTCCGGAATCTGCGCCACGTAATACTTGGTCTCCTTGCGAAGCGCCGCGAGTTGGGGCGCGGACAGGTCGTGCGCGAGGTCCACGTCACCGCGGCCGAGCGCGTCGCGCTGCACGGTGTTCTCCGTGATGTTCGGCCACACGACGCGCTTGATGGACGGCGCGGGGCCCAGGTTGTAGTTGGGGTTTGCGACGATCTCGATCGCGACGAGGCGCTCCCACCGCGCGAGCTGGAACGGCCCGCTGCCCGCCGAGTGGTCGGTCAGCCAGCCGGCGCCCCAGTCGCCGTTCTGCACGTGCGCCTTGACCGTCTTGCTGTCCACGATGCCCGCAACGGCGTTGGCCATGATCGAGAGGAACGCGCCGGGACTGAAGGGCTTCGGCAGCGTGATGACCACCGTGTACGGATCGGTGGCCTTGACGTCCTGGTCCACATTCTTCGGGTCGAGCCCCATCTGCGTGATCAGCCACGATGCGGGGTCTTTCGGGATGTTGACGACGCGCTCGAACGTGTAGACGACGTCGTCGGCGGTGAGGAGGTTGCCGCTCGCGAATTTGACGCCGTGCCGCAGGTGGAACGTGTACGTTTGGCCGTCCTTGCTGACCTGATACGATTGGGCGAGTTGCGGTTTGACCTGAGTCAGGTTGCCCGTCGTGAACTGGACGAGGTTCGAGTAGACGTTGTGGACGGGAATGAGAAACTCGTAACCGACCTGCGGATCCAGCGAGACAACGCTGGTGATGTCTTGGGCGATTACGACGGTTTGCTGCGGACCGTACGCCGGGGCCGATCGCCCCGGAGCCACGGCCCAGACACCCATCAGGAAGATGGCTAACCCGATTGCCACACCACGCCGCACGGGTAATCCCTCCTTGACGTGCTCAGACGTTTCGCACACGTAACCCGCGTAGTTGGACGTGAGTGTTCGGCAAAAGGCTGACGGGCCCTGCCGGACGCGGCGGGGCCGTTACATGGTATGGGAAAGAAGACGCCGCTCCCAGACGGCGGCGACCCGTACGCGGCACTCTGTCCCGGACCCCGCGTCCGACCCCGGGGAACGGGGATTAGGAGCGCTGGACCAACGCGATTCCGCACGTGATCATGGCGAGACCGGTCACGTCCCGCAACGAGACGTGTTCGGCGAGCAGCATCGCGCCGAGCGCCAGGCCAAACACGGGTGTCAAGAAGTAGTACGCGCTCACGCGACTCGCTTCGCCGCGCGCGAGGAGGGTGAACCAGAGCAACGACGCGCCGACGCTGATCACCAGGACCAGGTACGCGAACGACGCGACGAGCCCGCGTGTCACGACGAGCCGGAGCGGTCCTTCCAGCATTGCCGCCGCGGGAATCAGCAGCGCCGAGGCACTCGCGAGTTGGGCAGCGTTGATGACGAGCAGGTCGTGCCTGGACTGGATGCGCTTGAAGACGATCGTAGAGAGGACGAGCGCGACCGTGCCCGCGATCGCCAACGCCACGTCGATCGGCCGGGCCGCCTGCGTGCCGGCGCGCGTCACCATCATCGCGACCACGCCGGCAAATCCCAGTGCGGTTCCGAGCGCCTTGCGCGCGGTCAACGGTTCGTCGAGCAGCCGCGGCGCCAGCAGGGCGAGGATCAGCGGATTCAGACTCGCGATGATCGCGCCCATGCCCGACGAGAGGTGCTCGAGCGCCAAATAATTCAGTCCCAAGTAGCAGGCGTTGGCCAGCGCCCCGAGGAGCGCCGGCTCGAACCACGCGGCCGCCGTCGTCGGCAGACGCCGGCGCATCGCGACCGCAAGGGCGGAGAGTATCAGGGCGGCGGCGAAGAAGCGGAACACCAGCATCCACAGCGGTTGGGCTTCTGTCGCCAGGATCTTGCTCGGCACGAACGCCGAGGCCCACAGGAAGACGTACAGGATCGCCAGCGTCGCGCCGCCCGAGCGGGCTGGGACGGCGGCGCGGCGGTCGGGGTGCGCCATGCCTCACAGCGTAGCCGCTTGTTCGCCGGGTTGCAAAGGAGCAGCGGAGACCCCCGACTGATGACGGACGCCGACGGCCTGCCGACTCCCCAACGGTACTGGGCGATCCTGACGGTCGCCATTGCGCTCGCGATGTCGGCGCTCGACGGCGCCATCGCCAACGTCGCGCTGCCGACGATCGCCACGGACCTTCGCGCGAGCGCGGCGTCGTCGATCTGGGTCGTGAACGCCTACCAACTGGCGGTGATGATGTCGCTCACATCGTTCGCCGCGCTCGGAGACATCATCGGCTACCGGCGTGTCTACGTGATGGGGCTCGCCGTGTTCACGCTGGCGTCGCTGCTGTGCGCGCTGTCACACTCGCTGACGGGACTGGCGCTGGCGCGGGGACTGCAGGGCTTCGGCGCGGCGGGCATCATGAGCGTGAACGCGGCCCTCGTCCGGTTCACGTATCCCCGCGCGCGGCTGGGACAGGGGATCGGGTTGAACACGCTCGTGATCGCGACCTCGTCGGCCGCCGGGCCGACGGTGGCGGCCGGGGTACTCGCGGTCGCGTCGTGGCCGTGGTTGTTCCTGATCAACGTGCCGCTCGGTGCCGTCGCGTTCGTCCTGGCGGTGCGCGCCCTCCCGCGCACCGAACCTTCCGGGCACCGGTTTGACGTCGCGAGCGCCGTGCTCAGCGCGATGTGTTTCGGCCTGCTGATCGTCGGCATCGACAGCCTCGGGCACGGCTTCGGCGTCGCCGCGGTGGCCGCCGAACTGGCCGGTGCGGGTGTGCTGGGGACGGTACTCGTGCGACGGCAGGCCGGGCTGGCCATGCCCATGGTGCCAGTCGACTTGTTCAGGCGGCCGATCTTCGCGCTGTCCGCCCTGACGTCCGTGTGCTCGTTTACCGCGCAGGGGCTGGTATTTGTGGCGCTGCCGTTTTATTTCCAAGACGTCCTTGGTCGGTCGCAGGTTGAGACCGGTCTCTTGATGACGCCGTGGCCGCTCGCGGTCGCCGCGATCGCGCCCATCGCGGGCCGCCTCGCGGACCGCCGCCCCGCGGGCGTCCTCGGCGGCGTCGGCTTGGCGATGCTCAGCGCGGGGCTGGTGCTGGTGGCGCTGTTACCAGCGCATCCGACCGCCTCCGACATTGTCTGGCGTATGGGGATCTGCGGGTTCGGCTTCGGGTTCTTCCAGTCCCCGAACAATCGTGCCATCATCTCCAGCGTGCCGCGCGAGCGGAGCGGAAGCGCCGGCGGGGTCGTCGCCACGGCGCGGTTGTTGGGGCAGACGACCGGTGCGGCACTGGTTGCGCTCGTGTTCGGGCTCATCGCCGAGCATCCGGGGGGCATGGGTCGTGGGACGACCGTCGCCGTGGTGCTCGCGGCGTGCTTCGCCGCGATCGGCGCCGGGGTGAGCAGTCTGCGGCTGGTCGAGTTCCGAGACGCGGCGTGACGTCCGGGGGCGACCCGCTTCGGCGGTTGCGGCGGCACGTGATCGACACGGCGCCGTTGCGCGAGTTCCGAGAGTTCCGACTGCTGTGGATCGGGCAGTCGGTCTCCAACCTGGGCAACCGGGTCACCCAGGTCGCGCTGGCGTTTCAAGTCTATCAGCTCACGGGATCGTCGCTTGCGGTCGGGCTGCTCGCGCTGGCCAGGGTCGTGCCGCTGCTCGCGTGCTCCTTGCTTGGCGGGGCGATCGCGGACGCGGTGGATCGACGCCGCTGGCTGCTCTGGGCCCAAACCGCCGCGGCGGCGGGTTCGCTTGCGCTGGCGGTCAATACCTTCGCGTCGCCCCGTCTCTGGGCGATCTACGCGCTGACGGCGGCGCTGTCTGCGGTGCGCGCGTTGTACTCGCCCGGGCTCGGATCGCTGGTGCCGCTCCTCGTGCCGCGCGCGCAGCTGCCCGCGGCACTCGCGCTCAACACCGTCTACGGCACCGCGGCGGCGCTCGTCGGGCCCGTCCTCGGCGGGGTGCTGATCACCCGCCTTGGGGTCGGGGGCGCGTACCTCGTCGATGTCGGGACGTACACTGCGGCCCTGGCCGCCCTCGCGGCGATGGCTCCGGTTCCGCCCGTGCGGGGCACCCCGCCGCCCGGGCTCGGCTCGATCCGCGAAGCGCTGCGCTTCCTCAAAGGGCGGCCGGTGCTCCAATCGACGTTCCTCGTCGACCTCAACGCCATGGTCTTCGGCATGCCGACGTCGCTCTTTCCGGCACTCGCCGCGCGCGTCGGAGGTGGCGCGCAGGTGCTCGGCCTGCTGTATGCGGCGCCGTACGCGGGGGCGCTACTGGCGTCGCTGATGAGCGGTGGGGTCGGCCGGGTCCGCCGCCAGGGGCGGGCCGTCATGGTGGCCGTGGTCATGTGGGGTGCGGCGATCGCGGCGTTCGGGTTCGCCCGCTCGCTGTGGGTGATGGCCGTCTTGCTGGTTCTCGCCGGCGCAGCCGATTTCGTCAGCGCGGTGTTCCGCGATACGATCGCGCAGGCGGTGGTGCCGGACGCCATGCGCGGTCGTCTGTCCGGCATGGAAGAGGCCGTCGTCGCGTCCGGGCCGGAACTCGGCGACATCGAGGCGGGCGTCGTCGCGTCGCTCGTGAGCATCCCCTTCTCGATTGTCTCGGGCGGGCTCGCCTGTATCGTCGGGGTCGCCGCTCTGGCGCTCGCCGTCCCGGAGTTTCACCGGTACGACACGCAACACCCGACGCCGTAGTCCGGGCGAACTCGACCGCGGGTGTGGGATCGCCGAGCCGTGTGCGTCAGCGCGGCACCGTGGCGACCCGGCGGCGGCCGGTCCAGAGGAACCACGTGCCCCACGCGATCAGGACGAGCGCGGCCATCTGTCCAAGCGTGAGCACGACCACCGTGCGGTCGTCGCTGCGCAGCAGATCCAGGAGGACCCGGAGCACCGACGAGGCGACGATCGCCGACCAGAACAGCGCGCCGTCGAACGCGCGGTGCCGCGCCCGCCCGAGGATCCAGGCGAGAATCGCCGCGGTGCCCGCCATCTCGTAGAGCGGCAGCGGGTGGCGCGGCCCGCCCGGCACGCCGGGCACCGCGACGCCCCAGGGGAGCGAGGTCGGGTCGCCGAAGAGCTCGCCGTTCATGAAGTTGCCCCAGCGCACCAGGATGATCGCCACAAGGACCGCCGGCGCCATGGCGTCGAGGACGCGCCACATCGGGAGCCGATGCCGCCCGCACCACCACCAGAGAAACAGCAGCCCCGCCGCGATCGAGCCGTGAGACGCCAAGCCGGCGTACGGCGGCAGGACGGCCGCGAGCGGGTCGTGCACGAACTCGCCGGGGTGGGAGAGGACGTACGCGAGGCGCGCGCCCACGAGCAGAGAGGCGAGAAACGGCACGGCGAGATGCTCGGTGATCAGCGTCCGGGAGACACCGAATCGTTCACCGAAATGCGCGGTAATCGGCACCGACAGAAACAGGGCGAGGCCCATCATGACGCCGTACCATCGCAGGGTGAACACGCCGAAGTGGGCGAGGGTCGGATGCATGCAGGCTCAGTATATCATCGAACGCGACGCCGGCACGCGCGTGTGGGACGGCGTCGAAGGGGGGCGCACGACATGGGCACGCGATCGGGACCGCCCGGGCGCCGTTTGAACGGCAGCGCCGACGCGCTGGCGCGGCGCGACCTCGCCAGGTTTCGCGATGACACCTTCGGGGAGCGGAACTGGGGGCACAAGGGATTGCGCGCCGCGCTGCGGGGGGTGTCGCTGGAGGAGGCCCTCTGGACACCCGGCCGCGGCGTCCACTCAGTATGGGAGCAGATCAACCACGTCGCGCACTGGAAGCGCTACGTCTTGGAGCGCCTGCACGGCCGCAGCCGACAGACGAATCAGGCGTGGCCGGCCGCGGGGCGGACGGCCGGCGATCTCCGCCGTGCGATCGTTGCGCTCGACCGGCTCCACCGCGCCCTGCAGCACGCGATCCTCCGGCTGTCCCCCGGAGCGTTCGAGGCAGGCGCCGGGCCGCGGTACTCGACGACCCAGTTGCTGCTCGGCGAGGCGGCGCACGACGCGTATCATACCGGCCAGATCTTCCTCACGCGAAGACTCTACCGCCAGCGCCGTCGGGCCGTGTGAAGCGCGCGCTGATCGCCTCGCCGCCGCGCGGCCGCACGCGACCGTCCGTTTACGACGCCACGCGTACCACCAATTTACCGAAGTTGCGACCCTGCAGCAGGCCGATGAACGCGTCGGGCGCGCGCTCCAACCCCTCGACGATGTCCTCTCGGTATTTCACGCGACCGTCGCGAACCCACGCCGAGACGTCGCGCAGGAAACCGCCGATCCGTTCGGCGTGGTCGGACACGATGAACCCGCGCACGGTGAGACGCTTGCTGAGCACCGACGAGAAGTTGGGCCCGGGTTGCGGGACCGCGTCGTTGTATTGCGCGATGAGACCGCACACCGGCACGCGCGCAAAATCGTTGAGGAGCGGCCAGACCGCGCGCTGGACCGCGCCACCGACACTCTCGAAGTAGACGTCGACGCCGTCCGGGCAGGCCCGCGCGAGCGCCTCGCCGAGCTCCGGCGCACGGTGGTCGACGCACGCGTCGAGGCCGAGCACGTCGACGGCGTAGCGGCACTTCTCGTCGCCGCCGGCGACTCCGACGACGCGACATTCCTTGATCTTTGCGATCTGGCCGACCACGGACCCGACCGCTCCTGACGCGGCCGACACGACCACGGTCTCCCCCGCACGCGGCCGGCCGATGTCGAGGAGGCCGACGTACCCCGTCATCCCCGGCATGCCGAGCACGCCAACCGCGGTGGAGATCGGGGCGAGCGTTGGATCCAGTTTGCGGAGCCCCCGGCCGGGCAGGACCGCGTAGTCCTGCCAGCCTCCCGAACCGACGACAATGTCGCCGACGGCAAAGCCAGGATCGCGCGTGGCGACGACCCGTGCGACGGTGCCGCCGACCATGACCCCACCGATCGGCACCGGCCGGGCGTAGGACTTCTTGTCGCTCATCCGGCCCCGCATGTAGGGATCGAGGGAGAGCCACAGGGTACGGGTCAACACCTCGCCGTCATCCGGCTCCGCGATCGGACCTTCCTCCATCGCAAAGTTCGCCGGTGTCGGCGGTCCGTCCGGTCGACTCTTGAGCACGATCCGTCGGTTGACGGATGACCCTGGCATGGTTCCCCTCCGCGGTGACGTCCTGCTGCGTCCGGGCGCACACCGGTGACGTACGCATTGCACGGTCACCGTCCGCCTTCCTTCGCGTACACCGGATGACGGTTTCCCGCGCGATCTGCACGGCGGGATCGCCGCACGAAGACATCGGATTTTTCGCGTCTCTTTCTTGACATGCTTGTGGGCGCGTGCTAACGTAGGCTCAAACTTCATAGCAACCCTTATCAAGAGTGGTCGAGGGACGGGCCCGATGACACCCGGCAGCCTACCAGGTACCCGCCTGGTGTGGTGCTAACTCCCGCGGAAGATCCAATTCCGGTAGATAAGAGGGAGTGATCCCCCTCGGAGTTGGAGGGGGCTTTTTGTTGTGCGCGTGCGGTGATTCTGGGCCTCCGGCCGTCGCCTGTTTCCGTCGAGGGAACAGCCAACCTGCGATCGGGTGGAGTGAAAGGGGAGGGGAGAGATGGGAGTTGTCGGGCTCGCGTGCCGGGAGTGCGGGAGGCGCTATCCGGTTGAGCCGATCTTTGTTTGCGAGCACTGTTTCGGCCCGCTGGAAGCGCAATACGACAATGGAGACCTGAGCGGTCCCGCTCTTCGCGACAGTATCGAACGCGGTCCGGCATCGATCTGGCGTTACGAGGCACTGCTGCCCGCGACGCGCGTCCCGGAATGGGACCTCGCGCCGGGCTTCACCCCGCTGGTGCGCGCGGAGCGCCTCGGCCGCGCGATCGGGTTGAACGATCTCTACATCAAGA is a genomic window containing:
- a CDS encoding NADP-dependent oxidoreductase, whose protein sequence is MPGSSVNRRIVLKSRPDGPPTPANFAMEEGPIAEPDDGEVLTRTLWLSLDPYMRGRMSDKKSYARPVPIGGVMVGGTVARVVATRDPGFAVGDIVVGSGGWQDYAVLPGRGLRKLDPTLAPISTAVGVLGMPGMTGYVGLLDIGRPRAGETVVVSAASGAVGSVVGQIAKIKECRVVGVAGGDEKCRYAVDVLGLDACVDHRAPELGEALARACPDGVDVYFESVGGAVQRAVWPLLNDFARVPVCGLIAQYNDAVPQPGPNFSSVLSKRLTVRGFIVSDHAERIGGFLRDVSAWVRDGRVKYREDIVEGLERAPDAFIGLLQGRNFGKLVVRVAS
- a CDS encoding DinB family protein, which translates into the protein MGTRSGPPGRRLNGSADALARRDLARFRDDTFGERNWGHKGLRAALRGVSLEEALWTPGRGVHSVWEQINHVAHWKRYVLERLHGRSRQTNQAWPAAGRTAGDLRRAIVALDRLHRALQHAILRLSPGAFEAGAGPRYSTTQLLLGEAAHDAYHTGQIFLTRRLYRQRRRAV
- a CDS encoding MFS transporter — translated: MTSGGDPLRRLRRHVIDTAPLREFREFRLLWIGQSVSNLGNRVTQVALAFQVYQLTGSSLAVGLLALARVVPLLACSLLGGAIADAVDRRRWLLWAQTAAAAGSLALAVNTFASPRLWAIYALTAALSAVRALYSPGLGSLVPLLVPRAQLPAALALNTVYGTAAALVGPVLGGVLITRLGVGGAYLVDVGTYTAALAALAAMAPVPPVRGTPPPGLGSIREALRFLKGRPVLQSTFLVDLNAMVFGMPTSLFPALAARVGGGAQVLGLLYAAPYAGALLASLMSGGVGRVRRQGRAVMVAVVMWGAAIAAFGFARSLWVMAVLLVLAGAADFVSAVFRDTIAQAVVPDAMRGRLSGMEEAVVASGPELGDIEAGVVASLVSIPFSIVSGGLACIVGVAALALAVPEFHRYDTQHPTP
- a CDS encoding prolipoprotein diacylglyceryl transferase is translated as MHPTLAHFGVFTLRWYGVMMGLALFLSVPITAHFGERFGVSRTLITEHLAVPFLASLLVGARLAYVLSHPGEFVHDPLAAVLPPYAGLASHGSIAAGLLFLWWWCGRHRLPMWRVLDAMAPAVLVAIILVRWGNFMNGELFGDPTSLPWGVAVPGVPGGPRHPLPLYEMAGTAAILAWILGRARHRAFDGALFWSAIVASSVLRVLLDLLRSDDRTVVVLTLGQMAALVLIAWGTWFLWTGRRRVATVPR